The following coding sequences are from one Bos indicus x Bos taurus breed Angus x Brahman F1 hybrid chromosome 5, Bos_hybrid_MaternalHap_v2.0, whole genome shotgun sequence window:
- the ATP5F1B gene encoding ATP synthase subunit beta, mitochondrial, producing MLGLVGRVVAASASGALRGLSPSAPLPQAQLLLRAAPAALQPARDYAAQASPSPKAGATTGRIVAVIGAVVDVQFDEGLPPILNALEVQGRETRLVLEVAQHLGESTVRTIAMDGTEGLVRGQKVLDSGAPIRIPVGPETLGRIMNVIGEPIDERGPIKTKQFAAIHAEAPEFVEMSVEQEILVTGIKVVDLLAPYAKGGKIGLFGGAGVGKTVLIMELINNVAKAHGGYSVFAGVGERTREGNDLYHEMIESGVINLKDATSKVALVYGQMNEPPGARARVALTGLTVAEYFRDQEGQDVLLFIDNIFRFTQAGSEVSALLGRIPSAVGYQPTLATDMGTMQERITTTKKGSITSVQAIYVPADDLTDPAPATTFAHLDATTVLSRAIAELGIYPAVDPLDSTSRIMDPNIVGSEHYDVARGVQKILQDYKSLQDIIAILGMDELSEEDKLTVSRARKIQRFLSQPFQVAEVFTGHLGKLVPLKETIKGFQQILAGEYDHLPEQAFYMVGPIEEAVAKADKLAEEHS from the exons ATGTTGGGACTTGTGGGTCGTGTGGTTGCTGCCTCGGCCTCCGGGGCCTTGCGGGGACTCAGCCCTTCAGCGCCGCTACCGCAAGCCCAGCTTTTACTGCGGGCCGCTCCTGCAGCGCTCCAGCCTG CCAGAGACTATGCCGCTCAAGCATCTCCATCGCCAAAGGCCGGCGCCACCACTGGGCGCATCGTGGCGGTCATTGGTGCAGTGGTGGACGTCCAGTTTGATGAGGGACTGCCTCCCATCCTAAATGCCCTGGAGGTGCAAGGCAGGGAGACCAGGCTGGTTTTGGAGGTGGCCCAGCATTTGG GTGAGAGCACAGTAAGGACCATTGCTATGGATGGTACAGAAGGCTTGGTTAGAGGTCAGAAAGTCCTGGATTCTGGTGCACCAATCAGAATTCCTGTTGGCCCTGAGACCTTGGGTAGAATCATGAACGTCATTGGAGAACCTATTGATGAGAGGGGTCCCATCAAAACCAAGCA ATTTGCTGCTATTCATGCTGAGGCTCCTGAATTCGTGGAGATGAGTGTTGAACAAGAAATTCTGGTTACTGGTATTAAGGTTGTAGATCTGCTGGCTCCATATGCCAAGGGTGGCAAAATTG GGCTTTTTGGTGGTGCTGGAGTCGGCAAGACAGTACTGATCATGGAGTTAATCAACAATGTTGCCAAAGCCCATGGTGGTTACTCTGTGTTTGCTGGTGTTGGTGAAAGGACCCGTGAGGGCAATGACTTATACCATGAAATGATTGAGTCTGGTGTTATCAACTTAAAAGATGCTACCTCTAAG GTAGCGCTGGTGTACGGTCAAATGAATGAACCACCTGGTGCTCGGGCCCGGGTTGCTCTGACTGGGCTGACTGTAGCTGAGTACTTCAGAGACCAAGAAGGTCAAGATGTGTTGCTGTTTATTGATAACATCTTTCGCTTCACCCAGGCTGGCTCAGAG gtgtCTGCTTTATTGGGCAGAATCCCTTCTGCTGTGGGTTATCAGCCTACCCTGGCCACTGACATGGGTACCATGCAGGAAAGAATCACCACCACCAAAAAGGGATCTATCACCTCTGTACAG GCTATCTATGTGCCTGCTGATGACTTGACGGATCCTGCCCCGGCCACTACCTTTGCCCATTTGGATGCTACCACTGTGTTGTCCCGTGCTATTGCTGAGCTGGGCATCTATCCAGCTGTGGATCCTTTGGACTCCACGTCTCGCATCATGGATCCCAACATTGTTGGCAGTGAGCATTATGATGTTGCCCGTGGGGTGCAAAAGATTCTGCAG GACTACAAATCCCTCCAGGACATCATTGCTATCCTGGGTATGGATGAACTTTCTGAAGAAGATAAGTTAACTGTGTCTCGTGCACGGAAAATCCAGCGTTTCTTGTCTCAGCCATTCCAGGTGGCTGAGGTCTTTACTGGTCATTTGGGGAAGCTGGTACCCCTCAAGGAGACCATCAAAGGattccagcagattttggcag gtgAATATGACCATCTCCCAGAACAGGCCTTCTATATGGTGGGACCCATTGAAGAAGCTGTGGCAAAAGCTGATAAGTTGGCTGAAGAGCACTCATGA
- the PTGES3 gene encoding prostaglandin E synthase 3 isoform X1 translates to MQPASAKWYDRRDYVFIEFCVEDSKDVNVNFEKSKLTFSCLGGSDNFKHLNEIDLFHCIDPNDSKHKRTDRSILCCLRKGESGQSWPRLTKERAKLNWLSVDFNNWKDWEDDSDEDMSNFDRFSEMMNNMGGDEDVDLPEVDGADDDSQDSDDEKMPDLE, encoded by the exons GCAACCTGCTTCTGCAAAGTGGTACGATCGGAGGGACTATGTCTTCATTGAATTTTGTGTTGAAGACAGTAAAGATGTTaatgtaaattttgaaaaatcgAAACTTACATTCAG ttgtctTGGAGGAAGtgataattttaaacatttaaatgaaattgatctttttcactgtattgatcCAAAT GATTCCAAGCATAAAAGAACAGACAGATCGATTTTATGTTGTTTACGAAAAGGAGAATCTGGCCAGTCATGGCCAAGGTTAACAAAAGAAAGGGCAAAG CTTAATTGGCTTAGTGTGGACTTTAATAATTGGAAAGACTGGGAAGATGATTCCGATGAAGACATGTCTAATTTTGATCGTTTCTCTGAG ATGATGAACAACATGGGTGGTGATGAGGATGTAGATTTACCAGAAGTAGATGGAGCAGATGAT GATTCACAAGACAGTGATGATGAAA aaATGCCAGATCTGGAGTAA
- the PTGES3 gene encoding prostaglandin E synthase 3 isoform X2: MQPASAKWYDRRDYVFIEFCVEDSKDVNVNFEKSKLTFSCLGGSDNFKHLNEIDLFHCIDPNDSKHKRTDRSILCCLRKGESGQSWPRLTKERAKLNWLSVDFNNWKDWEDDSDEDMSNFDRFSEDSQDSDDEKMPDLE; this comes from the exons GCAACCTGCTTCTGCAAAGTGGTACGATCGGAGGGACTATGTCTTCATTGAATTTTGTGTTGAAGACAGTAAAGATGTTaatgtaaattttgaaaaatcgAAACTTACATTCAG ttgtctTGGAGGAAGtgataattttaaacatttaaatgaaattgatctttttcactgtattgatcCAAAT GATTCCAAGCATAAAAGAACAGACAGATCGATTTTATGTTGTTTACGAAAAGGAGAATCTGGCCAGTCATGGCCAAGGTTAACAAAAGAAAGGGCAAAG CTTAATTGGCTTAGTGTGGACTTTAATAATTGGAAAGACTGGGAAGATGATTCCGATGAAGACATGTCTAATTTTGATCGTTTCTCTGAG GATTCACAAGACAGTGATGATGAAA aaATGCCAGATCTGGAGTAA